A section of the Branchiostoma lanceolatum isolate klBraLanc5 chromosome 19, klBraLanc5.hap2, whole genome shotgun sequence genome encodes:
- the LOC136425273 gene encoding NXPE family member 3-like: protein MFMAPMLTTWKFHDAFLTEIPKPRVFAGGKKSNSQSLHEQVTCPSTTKMVVLNRERLYRQGDVLKVRVIARDAEGRRKTHGGDFLRARLIGDRSRRESSAGHVTDHGNGGYTVQFPLYWVGGVSVRIQLVHPSEAVEVLRRVRDVPNKRTFHCKFVDVEANIIEERQCFSSPPSGLPAHRQCDFSTPDANGTWFCERPETLPCGSIDKCKLVDNEKQTTDLLSQEEKKLFKKPYVEEELSEAVSNLSTIIHVQPSEEPSSAPLPPCPGNESSSLSPGTQGHWSRGVWRSSICNVRVFKPADVRRCLSNKTVYIQGDSTVRQWYERLQAILPLQNVKQNTPVLRSADNTGLSVDIHFRFHHVPIEGHVWFAFSELSYAPEQLDLLRGGPGAVVVLSLWAHFTAEPLGVLRARLHAIRHAIHRLQRRHPGTHVFIRTGTTREHKGQGLRYYLWGSDWLAYKVTEMIREIFRPDPDVVLLDFWDMTVCQWGKDNVHPDLTVVDSQLNMLLSHVCPE from the exons ATGTTCATGGCACCGATGCTGACG ACTTGGAAATTCCATGACGCGTTCCTGACAGAAATACCAAAGCCTCGCGTCTTCGCGGGGGGCAAGAAGTCAAACAGCCAGAGTCTTCATGAGCAAGTCACGTGCCCAAGCACCACGAAGATGGTCGTCTTAAACAGGGAGCGACTTTACCGCCAAGGAGACGTCCTGAAAGTGAGAGTGATTGCGCGAGACGCGGAGGGAAGACGGAAGACGCACGGCGGGGACTTTCTCCGCGCCCGGCTGATCGGGGACCGCTCGAGGCGAGAAAGTAGTGCTGGTCACGTGACCGACCACGGCAACGGCGGCTACACTGTGCAGTTCCCGCTCTACTGGGTAGGGGGCGTCTCG GTCCGGATCCAGCTCGTCCACCCGAGTGAAGCGGTGGAGGTCCTCCGGCGAGTCCGAGACGTTCCGAACAAGAGAACCTTCCACTGCAAGTTTGTCGATGTGGAAGCAAATATAATTGAGGAGCGCCAGTGCTTCAGTTCTCCCCCTTCCGGCCTCCCTGCCCACCGACAGTGCGACTTTTCCACACCAGACGCGAACGGGACCTGGTTCTGCGAGAGACCCGAGACGCTCCCGTGCGGCAGCATCGATAAATGCAAGCTGGTAGACAATGAGAAACAAACCACGGACCTCCTGTCTCAAGAGGAAAAGAAACTCTTCAAAAA GCCGTACGTTGAAGAAGAACTCAGTGAAGCGGTTTCGAACCTTTCGACGATCATTCACGTCCAACCATCAGAAGAACCGAGTTCTGCTCCCCTTCCGCCGTGTCCTGGGAACGAGTCTAGCTCTCTGTCCCCGGGCACCCAGGGGCATTGGTCACGTGGGGTTTGGAGGTCGTCGATCTGTAACGTGCGAGTTTTTAAACCAGCGGACGTCCGAAGGTGCCTGTCCAATAAGACCGTATACATACAAG GCGATTCCACGGTTCGTCAGTGGTACGAAAGGCTACAGGCCATACTCCCACTACAGAATGTCAAGCAGAACACTCCAG TTCTGAGAAGTGCAGACAACACCGGATTGAGCGTCGATATTCACTTCCGGTTTCACCACGTTCCCATCGAAGGGCACGTCTGGTTTGCCTTCTCCGAGCTGAGCTACGCTCCGGAGCAACTGGACTTACTCCGGGGTGGGCCGGGCGCGGTGGTGGTCCTGAGCCTGTGGGCGCACTTCACGGCAGAACCGCTAGGCGTGCTCCGGGCGCGACTGCACGCCATCCGGCACGCCATCCACCGCCTCCAGCGCCGGCACCCCGGCACTCACGTCTTCATCAG GACCGGGACCACGCGGGAACACAAAGGTCAAGGGTTACGGTACTACTTGTGGGGAAGCGACTGGCTGGCGTACAAGGTCACGGAGATGATTCGGGAGATTTTCCGGCCGGACCCAGACGTGGTTTTGCTGGACTTCTGGGACATGACTGTTTGTCAGTGGGGCAAAGACAACGTCCACCCCGATCTAACTGTGGTGGACAGTCAGCTCAACATGCTGCTGTCTCATGTGTGTCCTGAGTAG